In Oscillospiraceae bacterium, a single window of DNA contains:
- a CDS encoding ASKHA domain-containing protein, which yields MAVVTFLPGNFTVEVSEGAGLLDAAKLAGIHADTPCGGRGLCKKCLVQIVSGEAVFENNGALPDGLLKDGYVLLCRAKVKTGPVTVNVFSDRNENEEGKFSNAKSDLNLVDSALFPKQISPLVQSVQIQVPPPIMADGLSDADRLSGAAADRLGSAPNISLSVLRLLPETLRADQGRVTGYHTAENGRNAFVDVAAGDKTEDYGIAVDIGTTTVAVLLVNMSDGAVIGSRTEYNAQVACGLDIISRINYAQKPERLEELKQKVLGTINGIVQVLCKAHNINAHSIRSASVAGNTTMVHLLLGIIPEYIRLEPYTPAVYAPPLYRAQEIGIEIHPEAPVYIAPGVGSYVGGDITSGLLCTPLAAGTSDMYLFIDVGTNGEIVLGNHDFLMGCACSAGPAFEGGGIEKGMRASVGAIERVEVDKETGISDFAVIGSGPAIGICGSGMISLVAGLFETGWLDPAGRFDRIRKSDAVQIDGKNARYIVDHPQKGGKGEIFITEADIDNLIRAKAAIFSACRTMLGKVGMSFEDIAKFYIAGGFGRYLNITNAKTIGLIPELPEDKYVFLGNASVSGAYMTLLSESHRKKQAELAAKVTYLDLSTENEYMNEYTAALFLPHTDQGLFKK from the coding sequence TTTTTACCGGGCAATTTCACGGTTGAGGTTTCCGAAGGCGCGGGGCTGTTGGATGCGGCGAAACTCGCGGGCATTCACGCCGACACACCTTGCGGAGGCCGCGGGCTGTGTAAAAAATGCCTGGTTCAGATCGTCTCGGGCGAAGCGGTGTTTGAAAACAACGGCGCTTTGCCGGACGGGCTGCTAAAAGACGGCTATGTGCTTCTCTGCAGGGCTAAAGTGAAAACCGGGCCGGTGACGGTAAATGTGTTTTCCGACCGGAATGAAAACGAAGAAGGTAAGTTTTCCAACGCAAAAAGCGATTTGAATCTGGTGGACAGCGCTTTGTTCCCCAAACAGATCTCACCGCTTGTTCAAAGCGTTCAAATCCAAGTACCACCTCCAATTATGGCGGATGGTTTATCGGATGCGGACCGCCTTTCCGGCGCCGCTGCCGATCGATTGGGTTCAGCTCCTAACATTTCGCTCAGTGTTTTGCGTCTGCTGCCCGAAACCCTGAGAGCGGACCAAGGACGCGTCACCGGTTATCATACGGCGGAGAACGGGCGAAACGCGTTCGTTGACGTCGCGGCCGGAGATAAAACCGAAGATTACGGCATCGCGGTGGATATCGGAACCACGACGGTGGCCGTTTTGTTGGTCAACATGAGCGACGGCGCGGTGATCGGTTCCAGGACGGAATATAACGCGCAGGTCGCGTGCGGCCTCGATATCATCAGCCGCATCAACTATGCCCAAAAACCCGAACGGCTCGAAGAACTGAAACAAAAGGTCCTCGGCACCATCAACGGTATCGTGCAGGTTTTATGTAAAGCGCATAATATTAATGCGCATTCAATCCGCAGCGCATCGGTCGCGGGCAATACCACGATGGTGCATCTGCTGCTCGGCATCATTCCGGAATATATCCGCCTCGAGCCCTATACGCCGGCGGTTTATGCGCCGCCGCTTTATCGCGCGCAGGAAATCGGAATCGAAATTCACCCCGAAGCGCCGGTATATATCGCGCCGGGCGTCGGAAGCTATGTCGGCGGCGACATCACCTCGGGGCTGCTGTGCACCCCGCTTGCCGCCGGGACAAGCGACATGTATCTTTTTATTGATGTCGGCACAAACGGCGAAATCGTGTTGGGCAACCATGACTTCCTGATGGGCTGCGCCTGCTCCGCCGGCCCCGCCTTTGAGGGCGGCGGCATCGAAAAGGGCATGCGCGCTTCCGTAGGAGCGATTGAGCGCGTGGAAGTCGACAAAGAGACGGGCATTTCCGACTTTGCGGTCATCGGCAGCGGTCCGGCGATCGGCATATGCGGCTCGGGCATGATCTCGCTGGTTGCCGGATTGTTTGAAACCGGATGGCTCGATCCGGCGGGACGGTTCGACCGCATCCGCAAGAGTGACGCGGTGCAGATCGACGGCAAAAACGCGCGCTATATCGTGGATCACCCGCAAAAAGGCGGCAAAGGCGAAATTTTTATTACCGAGGCGGATATCGACAATCTGATCCGCGCCAAAGCCGCGATCTTTTCGGCCTGCCGCACGATGTTAGGCAAGGTGGGCATGTCCTTTGAGGATATCGCGAAATTTTATATCGCGGGCGGTTTCGGGCGGTATCTGAATATTACGAACGCCAAGACCATCGGGCTGATCCCCGAACTGCCGGAAGACAAATATGTCTTTTTGGGCAACGCCTCGGTATCCGGCGCTTATATGACGCTGTTATCGGAAAGTCATCGAAAGAAGCAAGCGGAACTCGCGGCGAAAGTGACTTATCTTGATTTGAGCACGGAAAACGAGTATATGAACGAATATACCGCGGCCTTGTTTTTGCCACATACCGATCAGGGACTTTTTAAGAAATAA